The Paroedura picta isolate Pp20150507F chromosome 17, Ppicta_v3.0, whole genome shotgun sequence genome contains the following window.
GCAACACAGAAATCACAGAAACCGCTGACCTTCCGAAAGcacaagtacacacacacacaaatcagttTCAGGATCataatcctcacaacagccctgcaaagtagGGCGCCTGCCCCCATCATCCCCACGGCCTCGGGAAGCAGATCTCGGAGGGGTGGCGAAAGAGGAATTCAATGCCAAagggacccccccacccccctctgcagGCGATCCAGAAAGCCTGTGTTGGGTGCAGGAAACAAGCAAGCAAAGTTGACGTGTGTTTTttccttaatttttattttattagggtTTTAAAAAGGTATCTATTTCTCCAGCAGGTTAAGTCACATCTGAGGAATTGCCAGGGATTCGATTTcagacaaggggagggggaggggggaagaaaagtcAGCTTCGCAGGTACTTCACTATAGCTcaagtgtttttttatttttaatatttaaattgaaATTTTAATAATATGCAAGCCAAGCTCAGCTTCAATGCAGGATATATTATCGGTAATATCTTCCCCACATTCATGTTAAGTTTGGtttacacggggggggggggggagagacgccaCCAATCAGCATTCACCCGACTCAAAACGAAAATTGAACTCCCACCCACattcgcagcccccccccccccccagctcaaacTGTGTTTTAACAGCGGCCGCCCCGAAGGCGCAGAAAACACGGCCGTTGCCTGCGACCTGCCCCAACGACTCACGCAGCAAAATCAGGGTGGGCTGGTTCGTTCGTTCGCGAGGGCTGACCCAAACAAAATCGCCATGGGGAAGAAAATTGGCTCATGCACACATCCCAGGAGTGCAGAGaaagaatcaaagccagctcttgACCAGCAGAAAAATGGCACCGAGGGGGGGGAGATAAGGAAACACCCgagaacttttgcccaaagcaaaCCTTGAAAGCACGAGTGAATAGCTTTTAATATTTCCTACTCGAGGGTCAAGCACTGCTGCTCCCTCATCTGGCCACAGAACCACCCCCCTTCGCCATGCAGATCACCTCTCCCGGCCGTGCATCGTGGAGGGCAGGAAACAGGCCAACTCCTACCGATTTCGTACACCTAAGAACTAGTTTGATTCAGGGCAGGGCCAGCGAAGGGCGAGGGCACGGGAGCGGCAGAGGCTGCCACCCTCGGGTGCCCGTTTGCCGAGCGCAGCGTCTGAGCTGGCCACAGCGTGCGCCTTTGGGTTAAGGATCCCCCAGGGAGGCCTGCCTTTCGGTCGCTGTGGTTTCAAGAGGCTGCCGGGGAACGCCGGCCGCCAAGTGTGAGAATCTCAGAAGGCGGGCCAGAGTCCCAGGCCGGCCCCGGAAGGAAACGGAACCTCGCACGGAAGCCCCGGAGGCCGCATGCACCTTGGCGATCCACAGCGTCAGTCCAAAGCGGCGAGGCTGGGCTTGAgaaacaacagcaaaagaaaaaaaaatgccaacaTGGTTTTGTGAACGGTTAACCTGCAGCTAGAGCACCTCAAGGGGGCTTGAGGGATTCCTGGCGCCACTTAAGCGGATGCTTCAAAAGCTCTGTGAAAAAATGGGGGTCAGGACGCCTCTTGGGCTCACGGTCTGATCACGAGCCCCAGGCCGTGCAAGCCGGACACCAGGCCCATGAGCCGCTACACGGTGTCTCCCCCGTCTCTTTTCTgaccccctccctgcctcttctgctgCAGGTGATTTCTTGGCATGGTGGCCCCTGGCCGAGCTCAAACACAACTGGGGCTGCCCCAAAGCACACGAACGGCCCTCCGACACGCACACGCCCCCCACCCTGCTCCAGCCGTCCCGCTCACCCTGCTAGAGAGACCACGCAGGCCGAGATTCGGCAACAACAAAGCCGTCCTTCCGCCGCTGGGAAAGAAACGCAAGCTCTCCGCACCCTGGCCGCCTCCAACAAGCCTTGGCCACCAGCAGCTAGCAAGCCAAGGTTTATTTAGCCTACAGACAGAAGAAGATGCACGCAGGCTTTGCCATTAAGAGCGCCCGGGGCATTCACGGAGCCTCCCTGGAGTGTGGGCACTGATTGCCCGTCCCTTTGGCCTGCCCTCTGCTCCAGAGACCCTCCAGGGCGAGGCAGTCGGCCCCCTCTCTCCGGCTCCTGCCGCGATCTCTCCCGGGGGATGTTTCTCTTGGGGTGCCCACGACTCACTGCACCCTCCCGGGACGAGTCCGCAATGGAAGGGGGTAGCGGATCAGGCAAAGTCCCCTCGAGCGGCCCCCAAAATCACATCCTTCCTAGTGGGCCGACGCAGCCGAcatcctttcctttaaaaaacaaaaagaccaGAAACCCCCAACCTCCTCCCACCGTGCTCCTTTCCTTCCACTCTTTCCGCACAGGTCACTTCTTCCCGGCAAGTGGCCGACCAGAGACTCCTTCAAACAATCCAGAGACCTGCAGGACCcccaactaaccccccccccaccaggctcCCACGGGACGTGGCTTGCTCGTGGCCAAGGAAAACCAGGCCTGCGGCTTCACTTTGCAGAGGGAACGGTCCGTGTCGAGAGGCAGAATTGGCGAGCAAAACCCAACTTAAGGGGGTTTCTGGGGAGGAAGGCATTGGACCGGGAGACCCCTCCCcgggctcctccccccacccacacagttccgatttgccccccccccctccctcgcccTCCGTCCTACCTCTTTCCTTTGACCGCGCAGCCCCCAGACTGCTTTGAACACTTAAAAAAGGAACAGCACAGACCGATATACTTATCATAAACTTGCACACTGTCTATATAGGAATTCGGTGCCCAGGCGAAcctgaacaggaaaaaaatacatatatatactccgaaaaaaaaaaagaaagaaagaaaagaaaaagaaaaagaaaataaaataaaaaggaagccCGGAGGTGTTACATGCCACGTTGTGTGTTATTTTGTGGATTTGACACTGTCGTCAAGATGGCAATACTGTTGGAAGCAAATATTTAAACACGGCAAGgaaataaaggagaaaaaaagcatTTCTATACCCAAACAAAAGTCTgatatttccttttcctttttccctttacGAGTACAAGTAAGGTCACTTGGCGCCTTGGAACGGATGCGTGTTCGGCCTGTGGTGAGCTTGGGAGCCCCTGCGCGACATCGCGAGTCCTCTGCTACAgaatcagaaggggaggggagccggGACGGCCGACGAGGGCTGTCCCACCGGCTCGCCCTGCTTTTATGGCAATTATTGAAAATTTGTGCGGCtccggaggaggaggggggagcccgTGTCTctctgtgcctgcgtgcggcCGAGGCCGGAGTGGCTTTCAAGCAGCACggcggaggcggggaggggggggcggggagggggccgaGGGGCTCTGCCGCTTAGATCATACGATTGCGTTTATGAGTCGGAGAGTCCGTAATGCCGTCTCCGCACTGGGCTGAGGTCCGCTTCCTAGAGCTCCCGCTGTCCAAGTGGAGGGCCATCTCTTCGGATATGAAAGTGTTCAAGTCAACGTCATGGAGTCCGTTTCTCCTCCGGCTGCCGTTGGAGCCGCTGCTCACGTGGGTGGGCGAGCCGGGGGTGCTCGAGCGGACGCTGATGCTGGCCATGGCCCCACTCAGACCtgccggagggagggagagacaagaCAGCCGTCAGCCAGGGGCAGCGCGCCCGGGGAGGTTCGGCACCCGACCCGCTCGCCCTGCGGGCcagcagttggatgggagacctccaaggagcaccCGGGGCGCAATTGGCCGTGGCAAATCACCACTGAGCACCGTTTGGACTCcaatgccccccacccacccccaagtcaACAGCGATTTGGCGGCAACATAAGCAGAGAAAGAGGCAAAGGAGAAACCCGGAGGGCCTCAGGTGCTGGCCATTGGGGAGACCCGGCCTTCGACACATTCCGCAAGTTCTGTGATGAACGTGATGCTGTGGATGAGGCTACGGCATGCCGGAAGGGACTAGGGCGCAGATGTGACCCTCCGCTCAGCTCCTTCTTCCCGGCCGTGAGCCGCCCCGAATACTGACACGGTGGGAAGGGAGTTTCAAGGCCCACAACAGAAGCCTTTTATTTACTACAAGCCATGCGGCTTCCGTTTCCAACCCCGCCTCTGCTTCCCAGAGAGCAAAAACAAAGGCCAGTGCTTGGGTGACATCGGGTGAAAGGGCCGGCCGCTCTCGCCCAGACCAGCTGCCATCTGGACGGTCACAAACCAGGGCGCTTATCAGTGTGCCAAACGCAGAAAAAACGGAGGCCACGGCCAACCACCTCCCTCCTCGGTCGCCCTACAGTTGGGACCTGCCGGCACTTCCCAGGGTCAGGGGAAGCCCAATGCTCGCAGCCTTCCAACGCGGAGAGGCAAGCGCTCCCTCAGCCCAAGCAGAGCTGTGAGCCAGTGACCCGGCCGCTCGGCCGACCACCGCGGGGCAGAGAAAAGGTGGGCCTGATGAGGGCCGGGGCAGGACCCTTCCTAAAGGACAGGCCGGAGGCCGCCTGCCTGGCTTCTGCTCTGCTGGTTTTCACTGCCTCCAGCCGAAGGAACAGAACCAAGGAAGCCTCCCATCTCCTGCTTGGGGCCGCAAGGGCCAGCAGCGGTCTGGACAGGGTTGCAGGACGCAGCAAGGCCGAGGGCCGGGGAGAAGAGCGAACTGCGCCCGGCTCCCTTTCCCGCCTCGCCCAGACGGCATCCGAGGCCCCGGCCACCGAGATCCCTTTGACCGCCGGCCAGGGGCGGGTTCCAAATTCACGCAAGCTTAGCCGAGAAGAATCAGGCCGCGCACGGACAAATGGAGCGTGCCTAAGAGCCTCCCCGTGCTCTGGAGCCAGACGGCAGCCGCAGCCAGCCCACAAGCGGCTCCGGGAAGCGGGCGGGAGCTGCCGGCTCCTCTCCTCTCGTGACCAGGGGGGCAGAGGGCCAGGACGCCTCCCTCCCAGTCCAAGCAAAACCGCCCCTCCGGCCACAGAAATCCTGAGCTCAACCCTTGGCCCCCGCTTCCATTTCCCACCAGTCCCTTCGGTGGAGGGCccacaacggggcagagaggccgaggccttcacaggaacaccagaagagccctgctgggtcagggcaACAGTCCATCGAgtcagcatccagtctcacacaacGGCCAATCAGGGCCAACCAGAGGCTGAGGTATTCCcccacaagagccctgctggttcagaccaggggtctctcaggtccagcatcctgcctcacggAGAGGACAGCCAGTTCCCTCTAGAGGTCCAAGGACAGAGcggagaggccaaggcctcccccctgaaaagagccctgctgggtcacaccccggagggtccacctagtccagcctcctgcctcacccaggggccagccagttccccccGAGGGCCCACAAGAGAGCACAGAAGTCAAGGCCTCCCCCTGTTGTTGCTCCTTGGGCCCCGGGATTCAGAGGCAAGATTAAGCCCCAGTCCCCACAAGGAAAAGACACTCCATTCTTGAagtacagacccccccccccaggacagacAGCATCGCTGGacacaaagcgggggggggggaaaacggGGCACTCTCCTGAGGCCCCTGCTTCAAAGGTTAGCTGCAAAGACCCTCCAGAGGGGTcaaccccccccctgccctgccctcccctccccccccccccagggaggcaGGGGCCTTACCGTGGAGAGCGATGGCCTCGCGGAAGGGCTGCAGGTCGGCCTCGACGGAGGAGCTGGTCTCGGCCGCAGCCGCTCGGCTGGGGGAAACTACAGTCAGTCTCGGGGGGGCGCGGGAGTTCCGGGGCGGAGGGGCTTTCCCGCACAGGAAGCTGATTAAGTCTTCGCGGCGAATCGTTCTCCGGCGTTTCTTCACCCACGCCAACACGTCCTTGTTGCGGCGCTGGTAGCCGATGTGGATCCCGACATCGAAGCTCCGCTGGTGGGCGTCCACGCTCTCTGCAAGGGAAGGAGACCCCACAGCGTCAGGGGCGGGCCGCAGACGGCACCCTGGCGGACACACCCCGCCCGCCCACCCTGCCAACGAGGAAGGACAAAGGTGGCCGCCGTTCATTCAGGGGCGCTAGGGGAGCTGCTAAgagccgagggagggagggagggggactgccATACAGTGGCAGCAAGTGGGGGAGGGGACTCCAGACTGGAACGGCATTTAAGCCAGGACATGAGCTTGTGCATTCAGGGGTCAGTGGCGTGACAGCGAcaggggggggacggggacgccTCTCAAGGGAGACACCCTTGAACGGCACAAGTGATTCAGGCTCAAAGTGGCCCACAGCAGCGCATCAGGAGAAGCCACGTGGAGGGCCGTGCTGACCTCACGCCCCGACAATTAGCCATGTGGAACAATAGCTCCCTCAGCACTGAGGAAAGTGACGTTCTTGAGCCACCTGCAGTGGGTTCCGGCCCCCTCGCCCGCCGCCACCGACGCCAACCCGACAACTTTGTTTCTTCTTTGAACAAAGACACTCCGAGTCACCGTGGAAAAGGCAGCCGGGGCCGGCCACACGGGCGCCACCAGACCGCTTCCGAGACCAGGGGTTATGTACACAGAGTCCAGGCAGACGCTGTCCCGTACTCAGCCGCGCGACTCGGAACGGAACGAGCCGACCATCCGTCTCGGCTGCCGCGGGAACCCAGCCGAGCCCGGATTAGGGCCAGCACGGCCATGACGGGGCTGACGGATGCTCTGTGGCGGAAATGCGCACCACTCGGGAACGAGCTGCAATCAGCAAAAGGGAGGCAGCGCACCACGGTCACCTCAGAGAGGCTTCAAAGCACGCAGGCTGCAAGGCCACCCAACAGGACCAGAGTAGGGGGGcccaacagtggctctccaggggcccatggactacaattcccaggagcacctgcaGGCAGGAGACGATGGGAGTCGtggtccatgggcctctggagagccaccgtccagccacccctggactagaggagcCCACCACTTCCAGGCCAGGCGTCCAGCAGGACGGCCCAAGTGCTGACCAGAGGGGCAAGATTCCTCTCGACAACTCTGCCCCTTGACCCATCCCTGGCCAAggcctgccctcctgccctctAGCCGGGGCTTCCTGGGGCCAGCTCCCTCCATGGACAAAGGGGGGCTCAGAGCTCCCAgccttcctgtcacatgacccCCACAAGCCAGGCCCACCTTCCCTCCTGTGAGTCCGACCCGACACCGTCCGGCCGCCAAGGCAACAGAGCTCGATGCCAGGGCCCTTGTGGGCACACGGCAAACTGGCTGCCAAGCTACCTCTGAGCCCAGGCACTGCTCGCCCCAGGCCAGGGGAGAAATGGAAATCTTGCGGGGAGAGGGGCCGTGCTCTGAAAGGGCAGAAAGCTCGCTGCCAGAGGAGAGGCACACGAGAGCTGCGCAATGCCGCAATCCAGCCGGGAGTCCCATGCCCTTGGCAAGCTCGGGGGCCAGCAACCGGCCGTCAACTCTGCTCCAGTCCTGGCGGGCCGCTTTCTAACCCTGGCTGCCTTTGACACGCCCGGCCAGAAGACCATCTCCTTCACAGCGTTCCTCAACAAACGGCGGGACAGGCTCCCAAAAATGCTTCCCAGGGACCGGTTAATTTGCGACCCACACCAGAGAGGAAAGGTAGGGCCGAGGTCACGCATGCCCCCTCCTGGGCTGCAGCcacagtcctgcccccccccgctctgGGTCAGGGTTAAGCCATGCAGCCCACCACAGGACCCCCCGCCCGGCCTTATCGGGTTCCGGAGTAGGACGAGAGGCCAAGCGGACCCCTGCAaccatccctcccttcccaaccTCCACTCCAGGGGCTTCTGGACCGGCACGTTCACACGGAGGTCccataaaaggaaggaaggaaggaaggaaggaaggcgtaTTAATGTCGCCCCAAGTTAGGCCGGTTTTGATGAGTTCCCCTTTTGACACAAGACCCCGGCCAAGGGGGACAGGGCCAAGGATCCCTCACAAATTCCTGCCTACCCGGCCCTACAGAAGCCAAACAGGGCTGCACTCAATTCCAAATGGTTGTCTGACCAGGGGGGGGATGAGCCCTGGATCCACCTCCTGCCCCCCATCCACACAGCTGTCCGCAGTCCAGGGCCCAGCGCCACGCGTGGCGTGCCCTCGACGGACGACTGCAAGGGGCACCCTTGGCCAGGGCCACCACTTCTCCCGAGCGGGCAGAGCTTGCCGGCTCTCCCAATCGGGAAAACAACCCTGAGCTGCACGGCCGGGTGAGGTGCCCGGGCCCTGCCTTGTTGACTAACCGCCACCTTCCTCTTGCCCGCATTCCATTCCAAGCACGCCACGTGGGAAGCTGCCTCACCTAATTGCACCCATGACACCACCGTGCAGCCCTCCCCTGACAGCAGCAGGAAGGGCATCCCCACAGTCAAGGCTGGGCCTGGATCGCCACTGAGGCCAACCACGGCGTAAACCCACCAGGGCCGAAACAGAAAGGcaagaatcacagagctggaagggacctccagggtcacctagtccaaccccctgcactatgcaggaaattaACAACTCTGCAAAACGTTGTTTCGGAGGCAATAAGTACACAGCGGAGGTCTGCCCCTCagtgcagccccccacccccgtcaGCCACTACAGCACAAAGGCCGCAGGACCTAAAAAAGGAAGCTCTCTCCAAGGAACCACAGAGACCGACTCCCCCTGGAAGACACCCAGGTCCATCACGCAAGACACACCAACCTCGAGGAAGCACACCAACGCCATTTTAGGAGAGGCATGTGGACAGGACTCAGTCCCAGAGGAACAGAAGCCCACTGTCCCCAAATCCCACTGTCCCCGGCAGGAAGAGGCCCTGTGAAATGCTCAcaccagagaggaagggaagccactgaCTGGGGGGACAGATGGTGGGAGAAGAGCTTGATTCCCCCTCGCCAGGCTCTGTAATTTGCGGAAAGGCACTCTTGTGTGTAATAGCTGCCACCTTCAACAAAGGTTCCTGggttccttttctcttttgtctTAAATTCTCACCCTTGTGCATTTTCATTCCACCTTCCAGGGGAAGCAAACATCCccccacaaccaccctgtgaggtgggctacaGGAAGACCAACTGGGCGACAGTTCCCCAGGAGTTCTGACCCCAGATGTCCCAGGGCCAAGCCCAACCCTTTAGCTGCTCCGGCATACGagcatcccccctcctccccaggctttcTCCTTTGCTCTCCTCAGGGGgagaatttttgtgtgtgtggggggggtgggtggaatcAAAGAGCCTTCCACCATCCCGCTCCTGGGATGCCCCCCTCCGAACCGCTGGACAAGAGAGAGCAGAGGGTGCCTCGGCCGGGTGCCACCCCAGGAAGCCCCCCTTGCGTGCCCCTGCTCACCTTTGTAGAGGTTGGTGACTGCGGTGGCTGCGTTCTGGAAGGGCACCCAGAGGGAGAGGCCCGGCTGCTGGCAGACGCGgtctgggggggaggaagagaaggcaaagtCAGATCAGCCAAGAGGCGCACATCTATCTCCAGCCAGGCGCACGCATGCACACCTCTCCCCGGGCCTCCCGATGTGTcactcaggcggcggcagcggcagcgccgcttccgcctccctccctccctccctcggccatGATGGGCTTCGCCATTTTGTTCTGCCGCCCGGACGGAGGGGGAGCCTGGAGGCCGGGGGGCTCAGGAGGCGGCGGGACCCCCActtaccctcccctcccctccctcccctgggggCTCGGCAGACCCTGCGGGGCCCCACTGCAggcgagggagggggggctgggggggcagacgcctcccctttccccccccaggctgcagggagggagggggagagggcgccccggtggggggaggggggacccgcATAGAGACGCGGCCTTTCCAGAAGGccgagcgggagggagggaggagggaggctgattctgtggttgGCGTCGCCGCCCGCCCGCTTTCCCCGCCTCTCGCCATTTTGTCGGTGGGAAGGgccggccgggagggggggggaggccgggcCGACACGGAGGGGGCTTCACACGAGCCCCGGGGCCGCCCCCCCCACGACCCCCGGCGCCTTCGGCtcctttgggggggaggagggagaaaagggggcGCGAAGGGGCGGCGGAGGCAGCCGGGCCGCCTCACGCCATTTTGTGCCTCGCCCGCCCCGGGGAAGGACTCCTCGCGAGGAGCGGAAGGCCGAACCCGGAGCCCCCCCAGACCCCCACCTGCCCGCGTCGCTCCTGTGCGCGCCCCCTGACACGCGTCGACGCCGGGTGGGCCCTTTCACACGCCccggagccccccccctccgccccgatcCCAGCACGCTGCCCGCAGAgccgggcctcccccccccatggcagggGGCCGCCGGGCGGGTCTGGAGCCGCGCCACACACGTGCCGGCCTCCGGGTCTGACATCCACACGGGACGGCCCAgccgggcagcccccccccccccgaggcgcCTGCCGCA
Protein-coding sequences here:
- the HAPSTR1 gene encoding HUWE1-associated protein modifying stress responses 1; translated protein: MEEKALGKEEGEAEMQELHGPEHWFSKWERQCLAEAEQDDGALPPELQDDDEPHAQAQAPPPPQPPPPPQQQPEHKQQKLWHLFQNSATAVAQLYKDRVCQQPGLSLWVPFQNAATAVTNLYKESVDAHQRSFDVGIHIGYQRRNKDVLAWVKKRRRTIRREDLISFLCGKAPPPRNSRAPPRLTVVSPSRAAAAETSSSVEADLQPFREAIALHGLSGAMASISVRSSTPGSPTHVSSGSNGSRRRNGLHDVDLNTFISEEMALHLDSGSSRKRTSAQCGDGITDSPTHKRNRMI